GCCTGGGTCCAACCGTGCGGGTGCTCGTTATAGGTCGGCGAAAGGATCGCCACCCGGCTGTGCGGGAACAGCGCCGGCAGCAGCTGTATCGCCGCCTGCGAGCCGGCCAGGGGCAGCAACGCGTCGCAACCGAAATAGGCCGCCGCTGCCGCCTCCAGACCGTCGTCCTCCTCCGGCAGACGCTGCCATACCGATTGCGGCACCGGCGGCACCGGCCAGGGCTGCGGATTGATGCCGGTCGACAGGTCCATCCAGTCCTGCGGTGCGATGCCATAGCGATCGGCGGCGACCAGCAGGCGGCCGCCATGCAGCGGGCGGGCGGGTGTCATGACAGATGCACTCCGAGGGCGAGCAGCAGCGCCACGGTGAGCCACAGGCGCAACGCGCTGGCCACCAGCGTGACGGCGCGGTCGATGTCGGCAGCGCCCGGCGCCGCCCCTTCGCCCAGCGGCGGGCGCTGTTCGACCGCGCCGTGATAGACCGCTGCACCACCGAGCGACAGATGCAGCGCGCCGGCGCCGGCCGCCATGACCGGGCCCGCGTTCGGGCTGTCCCATGCCGGCGCCTGGGCACGCCAGCAGGCGAGCGCGCTGCGCGTGGCACCGCACAGCGCATAGCTCAGCGCGGTCAGCCGCGCCGGGACGAAATTGAGCACGTCATCGATGCGCGCCGCCGCCCAGCCGAAGTAGCGCAGGCGCGGCGTGCGGTAGCCCCACATCGCGTCCAGCGTGTTGGCCAGCCGGAACAGCAGCGCGCCGGGCCCGCCCAGCAGCAGGAACCAGAACAGCGCCCCGAACACCGCGTCGTTGCCGTTCTCCAGCACCGATTCGGTGGCGGCGCGCGCAACGCCGGCTTCATCGAGCTGCGAGGTGTCGCGGCTCACCATCCAGCCGACGCGCCGCCGCGCCTCGACCAGGTCGCCGGCCGCCAGCGGGCGCGATACCGCGTGTGCGTGCTCGCCCAGGCTGCGCGCGCCAAGCGCGAAATAGAGCAGCAGCAGGTCGGTCGCCAGCTGCCAGGGCAGGCCCAGACCGCGCAGCCACAAGGCCAGCGACAGCAGCGGCAGCACCGCCAGCGCCCACGCCAGCAGACCGGTCAGCCGGGTCGGCGGGCGGCTCTGCCACGCGCCCACATTCATCCGCGTCTGCAGCCAGCCGGCCAGGTGGCCGAAGCCGACCAGCGGATGCAGGTGGCGCAGTTCGCCGAAACGGCGGTCGAGCATGACGCCGGCGCAGGCGCACAGCGCCAGCACGACGAAGGGATGAAGCGCATTCACGGCGCGCGCTCCGGCCACACGTTGTCGCCGATCAGCAGACCTTCGGGCAACCGGCTGGCCCAGCCTTCGAGTTCGAGCATCGGCGCTTCGTAGAACGCATCGACGTGGCCGATGCACAGTACGGCCAGCGGTCGCGCGCCGTCGGGCATCTGCAGCAGTGCCGCCAGCTTCAGCGGATCGAAGATGGACACCCAGCCCATGCCCAGCCCTTCGGCACGCGCCGCCAGCCACATGTTCTGAATCGCGCAGGCGCAGGAAGCGACGTCCATGTCGGGCATCGTGCGACGGCCGAACACGTGCTGCTCGCGTCCGCCGCACAGCGCGACCACCAGCAGCTCGCCGCTGTCGAGCACGCCTTCGACCTTGAGCCGCATGAATTCGTCCTCGCGCTCGCCAAGCGCGCGCGCGGTGGCCAGCCGCTCCTCCTCGACCAGCCCGTGAATGGAGCGGCGCAGCGCCGGGTCGGTGACGCGCACGAAGCGCCAGGGCTGCATGTAGCCGACGCTGGGCGCGTGATGGGCCGCCCACAGCAGGCGACGCAGCACCGCCGGATCGACCGGGTCGGGCCTGAAGTGGCGCATGTCGCGCCGCTCCGCGATGGCGCGGTAGAGCGCGTCGCGGGCGTCGTCGGGGTAACGGTGGGCGTCGTTCGTTGCTGTCATGGTTCAGCGTCCGAACAGCGCGGCGACCGCGGCCGGAGCGGACGGGAAATAGAGGTGCAGATAGCTCGCGGTGAGCCGGCCCCGACGATACACCGCCTCGCCCTCGCGGTCGTCCGGCGTCCGTGCACGCGCCAACGGCGACAGCGACGTATCGGCGGTCGAGTAGTGGAAGGTGTGGCCACGCAGCCGGCCTTCGGGCAGGTCGACCTGCTGCAGGCCGAGCGCGGCCAGCCGCGTCTGCATGCGCACCGCGCCCGGCAGCAGGCTGGCGCCCGCGTGGCTGACGCCGGCCTTGTCGGTCAGCGTATCGAACAGGCTCATCATGCCGCCGCATTCGGCCAGCAGCGCCCGGCCGGCGTCGACGTGGGCGCGCA
The window above is part of the Methyloversatilis discipulorum genome. Proteins encoded here:
- the cbiB gene encoding adenosylcobinamide-phosphate synthase CbiB → MAGARAVNALHPFVVLALCACAGVMLDRRFGELRHLHPLVGFGHLAGWLQTRMNVGAWQSRPPTRLTGLLAWALAVLPLLSLALWLRGLGLPWQLATDLLLLYFALGARSLGEHAHAVSRPLAAGDLVEARRRVGWMVSRDTSQLDEAGVARAATESVLENGNDAVFGALFWFLLLGGPGALLFRLANTLDAMWGYRTPRLRYFGWAAARIDDVLNFVPARLTALSYALCGATRSALACWRAQAPAWDSPNAGPVMAAGAGALHLSLGGAAVYHGAVEQRPPLGEGAAPGAADIDRAVTLVASALRLWLTVALLLALGVHLS
- the bluB gene encoding 5,6-dimethylbenzimidazole synthase, encoding MTATNDAHRYPDDARDALYRAIAERRDMRHFRPDPVDPAVLRRLLWAAHHAPSVGYMQPWRFVRVTDPALRRSIHGLVEEERLATARALGEREDEFMRLKVEGVLDSGELLVVALCGGREQHVFGRRTMPDMDVASCACAIQNMWLAARAEGLGMGWVSIFDPLKLAALLQMPDGARPLAVLCIGHVDAFYEAPMLELEGWASRLPEGLLIGDNVWPERAP